A genomic segment from Limibacillus halophilus encodes:
- the radA gene encoding DNA repair protein RadA gives MAKLQTRYVCQSCGASYSKWTGRCDACEEWNSVVEEAPRDSVPGGLKRSSGNRARRVQFQPLQGSSEPLPRRTSGIAEFDRVCGGGLVPGSAVLIGGDPGIGKSTLLLQVVAALARSGTSAAYVSGEEAIDQIRLRASRLGLADSPVDLASATSVGDIADSLDSADAPVIVVIDSIQTMFVENLDSAPGTVSQVRASAQALIRLAKERGFTLLLVGHVTKEGVIAGPKVLEHMVDAVLTFEGERGHQFRILRATKNRFGATDEIGVFEMTDRGLEEVANPSALFLADRQHAVSGAAVFAGMEGTRPLLVELQALVSNSPLGTPRRAVVGWDGNRLSMVLAVLETRCGLSFAGKDVYLNVAGGLKVNEPAADLAVAAALVSALSDRPVPMDCVVFGEIGLSGEIRVVGQSEARLKEAEKLGFASAILPDQRQRRGGRNVAPGLQRKPCEHLRDLVAIVAGGPRNLADSDSEL, from the coding sequence ATGGCTAAGCTCCAGACCCGCTACGTCTGTCAGTCCTGTGGCGCCAGCTACTCAAAGTGGACCGGACGCTGTGATGCCTGCGAGGAGTGGAACAGCGTTGTGGAGGAAGCGCCGCGCGATTCCGTCCCCGGTGGTCTGAAACGTAGCAGCGGCAACCGCGCCCGCCGCGTCCAGTTTCAACCGTTGCAAGGCAGCAGCGAGCCCCTTCCCCGTCGCACTAGCGGCATCGCCGAGTTCGACCGTGTCTGTGGCGGCGGTCTCGTCCCTGGCTCGGCAGTGTTGATCGGCGGCGACCCCGGCATCGGAAAATCGACGCTGTTATTGCAGGTGGTGGCGGCCCTGGCGCGCTCGGGAACGTCGGCGGCCTACGTATCCGGCGAAGAAGCCATTGATCAGATACGCCTGCGGGCGAGCCGCCTTGGCCTGGCTGACAGCCCTGTTGATCTTGCCTCGGCGACGTCCGTCGGCGATATCGCCGACAGCCTCGACAGCGCCGATGCACCGGTCATCGTCGTGATCGATTCCATCCAGACGATGTTCGTCGAGAACCTGGACTCCGCCCCGGGCACGGTCTCCCAGGTCAGGGCGAGCGCCCAGGCTTTGATCCGCTTGGCCAAAGAACGCGGGTTCACCCTGTTGCTGGTTGGCCACGTCACCAAGGAAGGCGTGATCGCGGGACCCAAGGTACTGGAGCACATGGTCGATGCGGTTTTGACATTCGAAGGCGAGCGCGGGCATCAGTTCCGAATCCTGCGCGCCACCAAGAACCGCTTTGGCGCCACCGACGAGATCGGCGTCTTCGAGATGACGGATAGGGGCCTCGAAGAGGTCGCCAACCCCAGCGCCCTGTTCCTCGCGGATAGACAGCACGCGGTTTCCGGTGCCGCGGTTTTTGCCGGCATGGAGGGAACGCGGCCGCTCCTGGTTGAACTTCAGGCATTGGTTTCTAACTCACCGCTGGGAACGCCTCGGCGTGCCGTGGTGGGGTGGGACGGAAACCGCCTCTCCATGGTCCTGGCGGTGCTGGAGACGCGTTGTGGGCTTTCCTTCGCGGGCAAGGATGTTTATCTGAACGTCGCGGGTGGTTTAAAGGTTAATGAACCGGCCGCGGATCTGGCCGTTGCAGCGGCTTTGGTTTCAGCTCTAAGCGACAGACCCGTGCCGATGGATTGCGTTGTTTTCGGCGAGATTGGGCTTTCCGGCGAGATTCGCGTGGTGGGGCAGAGCGAGGCCCGCCTCAAGGAAGCCGAGAAACTTGGTTTCGCATCGGCCATTTTACCGGACCAGCGACAGCGGCGCGGCGGCCGGAACGTCGCGCCCGGACTGCAAAGAAAGCCTTGCGAGCACCTGCGCGACCTGGTGGCGATCGTTGCGGGTGGGCCTAGAAATTTGGCTGATAGTGACAGCGAATTGTAA
- a CDS encoding CvpA family protein: protein MDSLPINTVDLAVAGVLIISGLIAFMRGLVHEVLSVSAWIGAGFATLYGYPYLTPYVMEFIASELIAQVIAGVGVFIAVLIVISLISHGLSRRVRESALGALDRSLGFIFGLLRGAFLVCLTWLVFAWMVQPDERPEWITQAKVVPVVKLGAELLVDLVPESAKEDGADAITSAQDKAQETLRDQVRKEVDRQMDEVMAPRSEPQGEQPSSGDQGYSQDQRDSLNGLIENQQ, encoded by the coding sequence ATGGACTCACTGCCGATCAACACTGTCGACCTAGCCGTTGCAGGCGTCCTGATAATCTCGGGCCTGATCGCTTTCATGCGCGGTCTGGTGCACGAGGTTCTTTCCGTTTCTGCCTGGATCGGCGCAGGGTTTGCCACACTTTACGGCTACCCCTACCTGACACCCTATGTGATGGAGTTCATAGCGAGCGAGCTGATCGCGCAGGTCATTGCAGGCGTGGGAGTCTTCATAGCCGTCTTGATTGTGATATCCTTGATATCCCACGGCCTGTCGCGCCGGGTGAGGGAATCCGCGTTAGGCGCCCTCGACCGCTCGCTCGGGTTCATTTTCGGATTGCTGCGTGGCGCTTTCCTCGTTTGCCTTACATGGTTGGTCTTTGCCTGGATGGTGCAACCAGATGAAAGGCCTGAATGGATTACCCAGGCCAAGGTCGTCCCCGTTGTTAAGCTTGGCGCCGAGCTTTTGGTCGACCTTGTTCCGGAAAGCGCCAAAGAGGACGGCGCAGATGCAATAACCAGCGCTCAGGATAAGGCGCAAGAAACGCTTCGCGACCAGGTGCGCAAGGAAGTCGACCGGCAGATGGACGAGGTCATGGCACCGCGGAGCGAACCTCAGGGGGAGCAACCCTCGAGTGGCGATCAGGGCTATTCACAAGACCAACGCGACTCGTTGAATGGTTTGATAGAGAACCAACAATAG
- the purF gene encoding amidophosphoribosyltransferase yields MLTTNPFDRTDDDKLHEECGVFGVFGHKDAASLTALGLHALQHRGQEAAGIVSYDGKQFHSHKDMGHVGDIFGKPTIMEKIAGQAAIGHTRYATTGDTILRNVQPLFADFASGGFALAHNGNLTNAINLRRALVQRGSLFQSTSDTETIIHLMATTTGDSVIERLIAALHQVEGAYSLVAVFKDAVIGVRDPLGVRPLVLGKLGDAHILASETCALDIIGADLVRELDAGEMVVLSSEGVKTLKPFAVKERRFCIFEYIYFARPDSIMENRSVYDARKRIGAELARESHVPADVVVPVPDSGVPAALGYAEHSEIPFQFGIIRNHYVGRTFIEPTDQIRHLGVKLKHNANRAHLEGRRVILVDDSIVRGTTSTKIVEMVRSAGATEVHMRVAAPPTRHSCFYGVDTPERDELLAGRFDEKGMADFIGVDSLAFISIDGLYRAMGYDARDMKKPQFCDACFTGDYPTRLTDQDSSDRTSQLSLLDDGR; encoded by the coding sequence ATGCTGACGACCAACCCCTTCGATAGAACCGATGACGACAAACTGCACGAGGAGTGTGGCGTTTTCGGAGTCTTCGGGCACAAGGATGCGGCAAGCCTGACCGCGCTGGGGCTGCACGCCTTGCAGCACAGGGGCCAGGAAGCTGCGGGTATCGTCAGCTACGACGGCAAGCAGTTCCACAGCCATAAGGATATGGGACACGTCGGCGACATCTTCGGCAAGCCGACGATCATGGAAAAGATCGCCGGCCAAGCCGCTATCGGTCACACCCGCTACGCAACGACCGGCGATACGATTCTGCGCAATGTCCAGCCGTTGTTTGCCGATTTCGCCTCAGGCGGATTCGCCTTGGCGCACAATGGCAACCTGACAAACGCCATCAATCTACGGCGCGCCCTGGTGCAACGCGGCTCGCTTTTCCAATCGACATCGGATACCGAGACCATCATCCATCTGATGGCGACCACAACCGGAGATTCGGTGATCGAGCGGCTGATAGCCGCCCTCCATCAAGTCGAAGGCGCTTATTCCCTGGTCGCAGTCTTCAAGGATGCCGTGATTGGCGTCCGCGATCCATTGGGTGTGCGTCCGTTGGTGCTCGGCAAGTTGGGCGACGCCCACATCCTGGCGTCGGAAACCTGTGCTCTGGATATCATCGGCGCCGATCTGGTACGCGAGTTGGACGCTGGCGAGATGGTCGTGCTGTCGAGCGAAGGGGTAAAAACCCTGAAGCCCTTCGCGGTCAAGGAGCGCCGCTTCTGTATCTTCGAATACATCTATTTTGCTCGCCCCGATTCCATCATGGAAAACCGCTCGGTTTACGATGCGCGTAAACGTATCGGCGCAGAGTTGGCGCGAGAGAGCCACGTCCCCGCCGACGTCGTGGTACCGGTGCCGGACTCCGGTGTTCCCGCAGCGCTTGGTTACGCCGAGCATTCCGAAATTCCTTTCCAGTTCGGTATCATTCGCAATCACTACGTGGGCCGGACCTTCATTGAGCCGACCGACCAGATTCGACATCTGGGTGTGAAGCTGAAGCACAACGCCAACCGCGCCCATCTGGAAGGCCGCCGGGTGATCTTGGTGGACGATTCCATCGTTCGCGGCACAACCTCAACCAAGATCGTCGAGATGGTCCGTTCAGCCGGCGCCACGGAAGTGCATATGCGCGTCGCCGCTCCTCCAACCCGTCATTCATGCTTCTACGGAGTTGACACGCCCGAGCGCGATGAACTGCTCGCCGGACGCTTCGATGAAAAAGGCATGGCTGATTTTATCGGCGTGGATAGCCTTGCCTTCATTTCCATAGACGGCCTTTATCGTGCCATGGGTTATGATGCGCGCGACATGAAGAAGCCGCAGTTCTGCGATGCCTGTTTCACCGGCGATTATCCAACGCGTCTGACCGATCAGGACAGTTCTGATCGTACATCTCAACTCTCACTGCTCGACGACGGCAGATAG
- a CDS encoding DUF2937 family protein: protein MQRLGTRLADFLTGAAGALLTSQFPAFYGQYLQSLGGRLDQARLQAERLRDVADSLDLPLELYLQRLLTNSDAAIQFSGRLHTEILKDEARLTQAFRQLSEAAFWERPLVFARNFELAIGQGTAERFQPAFPITLEGFAYTGLGLLLGLGVLYGSKKAVAQLRSTKVRNPA from the coding sequence ATGCAGCGTCTCGGGACCCGGTTGGCAGATTTTCTAACCGGTGCCGCGGGGGCCTTGCTAACGTCTCAGTTTCCGGCATTCTACGGACAGTACCTACAAAGCCTCGGCGGGCGTCTCGATCAGGCACGCTTACAGGCGGAAAGACTACGAGATGTGGCAGATTCCCTTGATCTGCCACTGGAGCTCTACCTCCAGCGCCTACTGACAAACAGTGACGCGGCCATCCAATTTTCCGGTCGGCTCCACACTGAGATCCTGAAAGATGAAGCGCGTCTGACCCAAGCTTTCCGCCAGCTTTCCGAAGCGGCGTTTTGGGAGCGCCCTTTGGTTTTTGCCCGCAACTTCGAGCTCGCCATCGGCCAGGGCACCGCCGAACGGTTTCAACCGGCTTTTCCGATCACACTGGAAGGCTTTGCCTATACAGGGCTTGGACTGCTATTAGGGCTCGGAGTTTTGTATGGCTCGAAGAAGGCCGTAGCCCAATTGAGATCGACGAAAGTAAGGAACCCTGCATGA
- a CDS encoding SDR family NAD(P)-dependent oxidoreductase has translation MTEAETSNGSCNGRLRGRIALITGASRGIGAAVAKAFAREGAQLVLVSRTVGGLEEIDDEVQALGAPPATLVPLDLQSFEAIDQLGASLFERFGKLDVLIANAGILGALSPTGHIDPKVWQRVIDINLTANYRLIRSLEPLLRQSEAGRAVFVTSGAAQGVRPYWGPYAVSKAGLEALVRNWAGEVTKTNLKINMVDPGGTRTAMRALAYPTEDPALLKTPEDIAEHFVPLAMADCSRHGEIISLK, from the coding sequence ATGACCGAAGCCGAAACCAGCAACGGTAGCTGCAACGGCCGTCTCCGCGGCCGTATTGCCCTGATCACGGGGGCCTCGCGTGGCATCGGCGCAGCCGTTGCCAAGGCCTTCGCCCGAGAGGGCGCGCAACTGGTCCTCGTCTCCCGCACCGTGGGCGGTCTGGAGGAAATCGACGATGAAGTACAGGCACTCGGCGCGCCGCCGGCGACACTTGTTCCCCTTGATCTGCAGAGCTTCGAAGCAATCGATCAACTTGGCGCCTCCCTGTTCGAGCGCTTTGGCAAACTGGACGTGCTGATCGCCAACGCCGGGATTTTGGGCGCCCTTTCACCGACGGGTCATATCGACCCGAAGGTCTGGCAGCGCGTAATAGATATCAATCTGACTGCCAACTATCGGCTGATACGCAGTTTGGAGCCCTTGTTGCGGCAATCAGAGGCCGGACGGGCGGTTTTCGTGACATCTGGCGCCGCGCAGGGCGTCCGGCCCTATTGGGGCCCCTATGCGGTCAGCAAGGCGGGTCTGGAGGCCCTGGTCCGTAACTGGGCCGGTGAGGTCACTAAAACGAACCTCAAGATCAATATGGTCGATCCTGGTGGCACGAGAACGGCTATGCGGGCCCTGGCCTACCCGACAGAAGACCCGGCACTCCTGAAGACTCCTGAGGACATTGCCGAGCATTTCGTGCCGTTGGCCATGGCGGATTGCTCGCGGCATGGCGAAATAATATCGCTGAAGTAA
- the der gene encoding ribosome biogenesis GTPase Der, giving the protein MSFTLAIIGRPNVGKSTLFNRLVGKRLALVDDQPGVTRDRREGEGRLYDLTFKVIDTAGLEEADGGTLEGRMRQQTERALAEADLAVFIVDARAGVTPLDAHFAEVLRRSPTPVILIANKCEGRAAEAGLAEAWRLGMGEPVPFSAEHGLGISDLHDAILERLTVLREDQAVSQAPRVSKGKKAKKEPSTPEHAEDGTEGEEPPSGPLQLAIVGRPNVGKSTLVNRMIGEDRLLTGPEAGITRDAISLDWEFRGVHFRLVDTAGLRRRAKVTDRVERLSAYDTKRAIDYAQVVVLLLDGQEGLHKQDLWIARTVIEEGRALVIGLNKWDALKDSKAAISEVQDRMIRSLPQVKGIPLVPISGLTGRGLDRLMDAVLEVYETWQSRISTARLNRWLSAMLEAHPPPMVSGRRLKIRYVTQVKSRPPTFALWVSRPKELPDSYVRYLENGMREDFDMPAVPIRFLLRKGDNPYA; this is encoded by the coding sequence ATGAGTTTTACCCTCGCCATCATCGGAAGGCCGAACGTCGGCAAGTCGACGCTGTTCAACCGTCTGGTCGGCAAGCGCTTGGCGTTGGTTGACGATCAACCGGGCGTGACGCGTGATCGCCGTGAAGGGGAGGGGCGTCTTTACGATCTAACCTTCAAGGTGATTGATACCGCCGGTCTTGAAGAGGCCGACGGCGGAACCCTAGAGGGCCGAATGCGGCAGCAAACCGAACGGGCGCTCGCCGAGGCGGACCTGGCTGTTTTTATTGTCGATGCAAGAGCGGGGGTGACACCCCTGGATGCGCATTTCGCAGAGGTGCTGCGGCGCAGTCCGACGCCTGTAATCCTGATTGCGAACAAGTGCGAAGGACGGGCGGCTGAAGCCGGCTTGGCCGAAGCTTGGCGGTTGGGAATGGGCGAACCGGTACCGTTTTCTGCCGAGCACGGCCTTGGAATTTCCGACCTGCACGACGCCATTCTGGAGCGATTGACCGTTTTGCGAGAAGACCAGGCGGTTTCGCAAGCGCCACGAGTCAGCAAGGGGAAGAAGGCTAAGAAGGAGCCGTCGACGCCCGAGCACGCCGAGGACGGCACGGAAGGCGAGGAGCCGCCCAGCGGGCCACTACAGCTTGCGATCGTAGGACGGCCCAACGTCGGTAAATCGACTCTCGTCAATCGCATGATTGGTGAAGACCGGTTATTGACAGGGCCGGAAGCGGGCATAACGCGTGACGCCATTTCCCTCGATTGGGAGTTTCGCGGCGTGCACTTCCGGCTTGTGGATACCGCAGGATTGCGCCGTCGCGCCAAGGTGACGGATCGGGTCGAGCGGTTGTCTGCCTATGATACCAAGCGCGCCATCGACTATGCCCAGGTCGTTGTCTTGTTGTTGGACGGTCAGGAGGGACTCCACAAGCAGGACCTTTGGATCGCACGCACGGTTATCGAGGAAGGCCGAGCGCTGGTCATTGGCCTCAATAAGTGGGACGCCCTCAAGGACTCCAAGGCTGCCATCAGCGAGGTGCAGGACCGCATGATCCGCTCGCTGCCCCAGGTCAAGGGTATCCCCTTGGTGCCGATTTCCGGCCTGACCGGGCGAGGTCTTGATCGTCTGATGGATGCAGTGCTGGAGGTTTACGAAACCTGGCAGAGCCGCATCTCCACAGCGCGCTTGAACCGCTGGCTGAGCGCGATGCTGGAGGCTCATCCGCCGCCAATGGTGTCAGGCCGTCGCCTCAAGATTCGCTATGTGACGCAGGTTAAATCACGCCCGCCCACGTTTGCGCTCTGGGTATCACGGCCCAAGGAGTTGCCGGACAGCTATGTTCGCTATCTGGAAAATGGCATGCGCGAGGATTTCGACATGCCAGCCGTGCCTATACGCTTTCTTCTTCGCAAGGGCGACAACCCCTACGCCTGA
- a CDS encoding PQQ-binding-like beta-propeller repeat protein — translation MKFRSAVHSLKLSCLVLVGLLFLGGCSLYDDYIGDAESDPPLPGTREPVYNLDQALRADPSVADLPVTLPAPQANAEWAQAGGRPDHAMYHLDLGTGLRLAWTADVGEGSGSNVRILAQPVVAEGRIFTLDATSKVSAFDANSGRRFWQRDIAPEDEDDGFFGGGLAYQSGRLYVTTGFAQVLALDSSSGEVIWRQQFATPLRAAPTVVGNQVYVVTIDNQTYALSAGDGSQVWVHRGIQEAAGLLGAASPAVTNDLVVTPYSSGELYALRPDNGHVLWSDSLSGFKRSDPILDLADIRGHPVIDRDFVLVMGNSNRSVAIAALQGQRAWDIEAGGISTPWTAGDFVFLVTNEQTVMAVVRSSGRVRWVTQLPRFEDPEDRDGPIAWYGPIVAGNQVIVAGSNGEVRILAPSDGAENGVIKLRGKVTIAPLVANRTLYLLTEDGDLLAYR, via the coding sequence ATGAAGTTTCGATCGGCCGTTCATTCCCTGAAGCTATCTTGCTTGGTGCTTGTGGGGTTGCTCTTCCTTGGTGGCTGTAGTCTTTATGACGACTATATCGGTGATGCGGAGTCCGACCCGCCGCTGCCCGGCACCCGCGAACCGGTCTACAACCTTGATCAGGCCCTACGCGCCGACCCCAGTGTCGCTGACCTGCCCGTGACATTGCCTGCTCCACAGGCCAACGCGGAGTGGGCGCAGGCGGGCGGTAGGCCCGATCATGCCATGTACCATCTGGATCTGGGTACGGGATTGCGCTTGGCTTGGACCGCCGACGTCGGCGAGGGTTCCGGCTCGAACGTGCGTATTCTGGCGCAGCCTGTCGTAGCGGAGGGGCGGATTTTTACACTGGACGCCACCTCCAAGGTTTCCGCGTTTGATGCGAATAGCGGCCGCCGTTTCTGGCAGCGCGATATTGCGCCCGAAGACGAGGATGACGGCTTCTTTGGCGGCGGTCTCGCCTATCAGTCGGGCCGGCTTTACGTCACGACGGGTTTCGCCCAGGTTCTGGCGCTCGACAGCTCCAGCGGCGAGGTTATCTGGCGTCAACAATTTGCGACGCCTTTGCGCGCAGCGCCGACCGTTGTAGGTAATCAAGTTTATGTCGTGACCATCGATAACCAGACCTACGCTCTTTCCGCTGGTGATGGGTCGCAGGTTTGGGTTCACCGCGGCATCCAGGAGGCCGCCGGTCTTTTGGGCGCAGCAAGCCCGGCCGTGACGAATGATTTGGTCGTAACGCCTTACTCCTCGGGTGAGCTCTATGCACTGCGGCCCGACAACGGCCATGTCCTTTGGAGCGATTCCCTTTCCGGCTTCAAGCGTAGCGACCCCATCCTCGATCTCGCCGATATCAGAGGGCATCCCGTTATCGATCGAGACTTTGTGCTGGTGATGGGCAACAGCAATCGCTCCGTGGCTATTGCAGCCCTTCAGGGGCAACGCGCCTGGGATATCGAGGCTGGTGGCATCAGCACGCCCTGGACAGCGGGCGATTTCGTCTTTCTTGTGACCAACGAGCAGACGGTAATGGCGGTTGTGCGCAGCAGCGGTCGCGTTCGCTGGGTCACGCAGTTGCCGAGGTTCGAGGATCCGGAAGACCGTGATGGCCCTATTGCTTGGTACGGACCGATTGTCGCGGGCAACCAGGTGATCGTTGCGGGTTCCAATGGAGAGGTCCGAATTTTGGCCCCCTCCGACGGTGCGGAAAACGGCGTAATAAAGCTTCGCGGCAAGGTGACGATCGCGCCTTTGGTGGCGAACCGGACGCTGTATCTATTGACCGAGGACGGCGACTTGCTCGCCTACCGCTAG
- a CDS encoding tetratricopeptide repeat protein, with product MSDIFEEVEEAVRHEQYMKLWKRYRFVVIGAAVALVLGVAGYQGWTYWKQQQSIKNSERFAAALAIVDEQGTAEAVTALEEVAKENPSGYGVLARFRIAGEHQKAGDKAAAVGALDALSNDTAVPKALRDLARLQSVMLDLDDAAPDALEGRLAPLLNEANPFYASATELMGYIAMKKGDDEKARTLFQTLVDGTEAPGGVRSRAQRMLTVLGAE from the coding sequence TTGAGCGATATTTTTGAAGAAGTCGAAGAAGCCGTAAGGCACGAACAGTACATGAAGCTCTGGAAGCGCTACCGCTTTGTCGTCATCGGCGCGGCGGTTGCGCTGGTGCTGGGGGTGGCTGGATACCAGGGCTGGACCTATTGGAAGCAGCAACAGAGCATCAAGAATTCCGAACGCTTCGCGGCGGCGCTTGCCATCGTCGATGAGCAGGGGACGGCGGAAGCTGTCACGGCTCTAGAGGAGGTGGCCAAGGAGAACCCCTCGGGCTATGGGGTCCTTGCGCGCTTCAGGATTGCCGGAGAGCATCAGAAGGCCGGCGACAAGGCTGCGGCGGTCGGTGCACTGGATGCGCTTTCGAACGACACTGCGGTGCCGAAGGCTCTGCGCGATCTTGCGCGCTTGCAGTCGGTGATGCTGGATTTGGATGATGCGGCTCCGGATGCCTTGGAAGGCCGCCTCGCGCCCTTGTTGAATGAAGCCAACCCCTTCTATGCCAGCGCGACGGAATTGATGGGGTATATCGCCATGAAAAAGGGCGATGACGAAAAAGCGCGTACGCTGTTTCAGACTTTGGTCGATGGCACCGAGGCGCCTGGCGGCGTTCGTAGCCGCGCGCAGCGTATGCTGACAGTCCTGGGGGCCGAGTAA
- a CDS encoding DUF2794 domain-containing protein: protein MAIVVTFDPSPSAGRPKSQRATFFNRHELSQLLSLYSTRVARGEWRDYALDHQQGQAIFSVFRHTMESPRFSIVKAVSQGGKKQEYAVFAGKRRLSRSSNLSDALRIFDKELVVIG, encoded by the coding sequence ATGGCAATCGTGGTGACCTTCGATCCGAGCCCCTCGGCCGGGAGGCCGAAATCCCAACGTGCGACCTTCTTCAACCGTCATGAACTAAGTCAGTTGCTTTCGCTCTACTCCACGCGGGTGGCGCGCGGAGAATGGCGCGATTACGCCCTGGACCACCAGCAAGGCCAAGCCATTTTCTCGGTTTTCCGCCACACGATGGAGTCGCCGCGCTTTTCCATCGTCAAAGCAGTAAGCCAAGGCGGTAAGAAGCAGGAGTACGCAGTCTTCGCGGGGAAACGTCGGTTGAGCCGCTCAAGCAACCTGTCGGACGCACTGCGTATCTTCGATAAAGAGCTGGTCGTCATAGGCTGA
- a CDS encoding GNAT family N-acetyltransferase, producing the protein MAAADYRINVLEATEIASYLKPLAEILKACVHDGANVSFVLPFGDFEAQAFWREKVAPSVADGKRRLLVAEVDGVMAGTVQLNLEMTPNQAHRGEVSKLLVHPNFRRRGIGQALMREVERQAIGAERWLLTLDTADATAERIYRALGFTVAGSIPAFARHPMEDRWEATTYMYKILEDIRPSN; encoded by the coding sequence TTGGCAGCAGCGGATTATCGAATCAACGTCCTAGAGGCCACCGAAATTGCATCGTACCTGAAACCGTTAGCCGAAATCTTAAAGGCCTGTGTCCATGATGGCGCCAATGTCAGTTTTGTCTTGCCGTTCGGCGATTTCGAAGCTCAGGCTTTCTGGCGCGAGAAGGTCGCCCCGTCGGTGGCCGATGGCAAACGCCGCTTGCTGGTCGCGGAAGTCGATGGTGTGATGGCCGGGACAGTGCAACTGAACCTGGAGATGACGCCAAACCAGGCGCATCGCGGTGAGGTCTCGAAGTTGTTGGTTCATCCAAACTTCCGCCGCCGGGGCATCGGACAGGCCCTGATGCGCGAAGTGGAGCGCCAGGCAATCGGGGCTGAACGCTGGTTGTTGACCTTGGATACCGCCGATGCGACGGCCGAGCGTATATACCGCGCTTTGGGATTCACGGTCGCTGGCAGTATCCCCGCCTTTGCCCGCCACCCGATGGAGGACCGCTGGGAAGCGACGACCTATATGTACAAGATTCTGGAGGATATTCGGCCCAGCAATTGA
- a CDS encoding GFA family protein codes for MVEILKSTCHCGAVELALTVPDGLKNPRRCNCSICSRKGAVVASVKLENLEVVKGREFLTEYSFNTHTAKHYFCKVCGIYTHHRRRSDPSEYGVNIACIDGVLIEDYLDVECSDGRNAHPSDI; via the coding sequence ATGGTCGAAATACTAAAATCGACGTGTCATTGCGGCGCCGTGGAACTAGCTTTAACGGTGCCGGACGGGCTCAAGAATCCACGGCGTTGCAATTGCTCGATTTGCAGCAGAAAAGGCGCGGTAGTCGCTTCGGTCAAGCTTGAGAATCTGGAGGTCGTGAAAGGCCGCGAGTTCTTGACCGAGTACAGCTTCAACACACACACGGCCAAGCACTACTTCTGCAAGGTCTGCGGAATCTATACCCATCATAGACGCCGTTCCGATCCCTCGGAGTATGGGGTGAATATCGCCTGTATAGATGGCGTGTTGATCGAAGACTACTTGGATGTCGAATGTTCAGATGGCAGGAACGCGCACCCAAGCGACATCTAA